The Methylobacterium currus genome contains a region encoding:
- the rpsN gene encoding 30S ribosomal protein S14 translates to MAKTSKIEKNKQRRELVKRFAPKREALLATANDESLSMEERFEARLKLAELPRNSSATRIRNRCEMTGRPRAYYRKLGISRVALRDLGSRGLIPGLVKSSW, encoded by the coding sequence ATGGCTAAGACGAGCAAGATCGAGAAGAACAAGCAGCGGCGGGAGCTGGTGAAGCGTTTCGCGCCGAAGCGCGAAGCGCTGCTGGCCACCGCCAACGACGAGTCGCTGTCGATGGAGGAGCGCTTCGAGGCGCGCCTCAAGCTGGCGGAGCTGCCCCGCAACTCCAGCGCGACCCGCATCCGCAACCGCTGCGAGATGACCGGCCGTCCCCGGGCTTACTACCGCAAGCTCGGCATCTCCCGCGTCGCGCTCCGCGATCTGGGATCTCGGGGTCTGATCCCGGGCCTGGTCAAGTCCAGCTGGTAA
- the rplE gene encoding 50S ribosomal protein L5, with amino-acid sequence MAEALKDGYTPRLKKHYEEVVRPKLIEEFGYTNPMQVPAIEKIVVNMGVGESTQDSKKATVAAEDLGLIVGQKPVVTRARKAIATFKVRENMPIGCKVTLRKQRMYEFMDRLITIALPRVRDFRGLNPKSFDGRGNYALGIKEHLVFPEINYDKAQNTWGMDIVVATTAKTDAEARALLKHFNFPFRQ; translated from the coding sequence ATGGCTGAGGCGCTGAAGGACGGCTACACGCCGCGGCTGAAGAAGCACTACGAGGAAGTGGTGCGTCCGAAGCTGATCGAGGAGTTCGGCTACACCAACCCGATGCAGGTGCCGGCGATCGAGAAGATCGTCGTCAACATGGGCGTCGGCGAGTCGACCCAGGACTCCAAGAAGGCCACCGTGGCGGCCGAGGATCTCGGCCTGATCGTCGGCCAGAAGCCGGTGGTCACCCGGGCCCGCAAGGCGATCGCGACCTTCAAGGTCCGCGAGAACATGCCGATCGGCTGCAAGGTCACGCTGCGCAAGCAGCGGATGTACGAGTTCATGGATCGCCTGATCACCATCGCGCTGCCGCGCGTGCGTGACTTCCGCGGCCTGAACCCGAAGTCGTTCGACGGCCGCGGCAACTACGCCCTCGGGATCAAGGAGCACCTGGTGTTCCCCGAGATCAACTACGACAAGGCCCAGAACACCTGGGGCATGGACATCGTCGTGGCGACCACCGCCAAGACCGATGCCGAGGCCCGGGCGCTCCTGAAGCACTTCAACTTCCCGTTCCGGCAGTGA
- the rplD gene encoding 50S ribosomal protein L4: MKFEITTLDGAEAGSVELDEAIFGLEPRADLLQRCVRWQLAKRQAGTHQTKQRGEIARTTKKLYKQKGTGNARHGAASAPQFRGGARAHGPVTRSHAHDLPKKVRALALRHALSAKVKSAELIVMDDARLEEGKTKALKERFGKLSLSNALIIGGAELDQNFARAARNLPQIDVLPVQGINVYDILRREKLVLTRAAVDALEARFK, from the coding sequence ATGAAGTTCGAGATCACCACGCTCGACGGCGCCGAAGCGGGCTCGGTCGAGCTCGACGAGGCCATTTTCGGTCTCGAGCCCCGCGCCGACCTGCTGCAGCGCTGCGTCCGCTGGCAGCTCGCCAAGCGCCAGGCTGGGACTCACCAGACCAAGCAGCGCGGCGAGATCGCCCGCACGACCAAGAAGCTGTACAAGCAGAAGGGCACCGGTAACGCCCGTCACGGTGCGGCTTCGGCTCCGCAGTTCCGCGGCGGCGCCCGCGCCCACGGCCCGGTCACCCGCTCGCACGCCCACGACCTTCCCAAGAAGGTCCGGGCGCTCGCGCTCCGCCACGCGCTCTCGGCCAAGGTCAAAAGCGCCGAGTTGATCGTCATGGACGATGCCCGCCTCGAAGAGGGCAAGACCAAGGCGCTCAAGGAGCGGTTCGGCAAGCTGTCGCTCTCGAACGCCCTGATCATCGGCGGCGCCGAGCTCGACCAGAACTTCGCCCGTGCGGCCCGCAACCTGCCGCAGATCGACGTCCTGCCGGTGCAGGGCATCAACGTCTACGACATCCTGCGTCGCGAGAAGCTCGTGCTGACGCGCGCCGCCGTCGATGCGCTGGAGGCGCGATTCAAATGA
- the rpsQ gene encoding 30S ribosomal protein S17 translates to MPKRVLQGVVVSDKQDKTVVVKVERRFTHPVMKKTIRRSKNYHAHDENNVAKVGQTVFIEESRPYSKLKTWKLVEGEAVATAEA, encoded by the coding sequence ATGCCGAAGCGCGTGCTGCAGGGCGTTGTCGTCAGCGACAAGCAGGACAAGACCGTCGTCGTGAAGGTGGAGCGTCGCTTCACCCACCCGGTGATGAAGAAGACCATTCGCCGGTCGAAGAACTACCACGCCCACGACGAGAACAACGTGGCCAAGGTCGGCCAGACGGTGTTCATCGAGGAGTCGCGGCCCTATTCCAAGCTCAAGACCTGGAAGCTGGTCGAGGGCGAGGCGGTCGCGACCGCCGAGGCGTAA
- the rplP gene encoding 50S ribosomal protein L16 has protein sequence MLQPKKTKFRKQFKGRIHGAAKGGTDLNFGSYGLKAMEPERITARQIEAARRAITREMKRQGRVWIRIFPDVPVTAKPTEVRMGSGKGAPEYWAARVHPGRIMFEIDGVAEDIAREALRLGAAKLPVRTRFIQRIAD, from the coding sequence ATGCTGCAACCCAAGAAGACGAAGTTCCGCAAGCAGTTCAAGGGCCGCATCCACGGCGCCGCGAAGGGCGGAACCGATCTGAACTTCGGCTCCTACGGCCTCAAGGCCATGGAGCCGGAGCGGATCACCGCGCGTCAGATCGAGGCGGCCCGCCGCGCGATCACCCGCGAGATGAAGCGTCAGGGCCGGGTCTGGATCCGGATCTTCCCCGACGTTCCCGTGACCGCGAAGCCGACCGAAGTCCGCATGGGCTCCGGCAAGGGCGCGCCCGAATATTGGGCGGCCCGCGTGCATCCGGGCCGCATCATGTTCGAGATCGACGGAGTGGCCGAGGACATCGCCCGTGAGGCGCTGCGCCTGGGTGCCGCCAAGCTGCCGGTCCGCACGCGCTTCATCCAGCGCATCGCCGACTGA
- the rpsS gene encoding 30S ribosomal protein S19 has translation MARSIWKGPFVDGYLLKKADAARGASRNEVIKIWSRRSTILPHFVGLTFGVYNGQKHIPVYVSEEMVGHKFGEFSPTRTFHGHAADKKAKRR, from the coding sequence ATGGCACGTTCAATCTGGAAGGGGCCGTTCGTCGACGGCTACCTCCTCAAGAAGGCGGACGCCGCGCGCGGCGCGAGCCGCAACGAGGTGATCAAGATCTGGAGCCGTCGCTCCACGATCCTTCCGCATTTCGTTGGTCTGACCTTCGGGGTCTACAACGGGCAGAAGCACATTCCGGTCTACGTCTCCGAGGAGATGGTCGGGCACAAGTTCGGCGAGTTCTCGCCGACCCGTACCTTCCACGGTCACGCGGCCGACAAGAAGGCGAAGAGGCGCTGA
- the fusA gene encoding elongation factor G has protein sequence MPRTHAIEDYRNFGIMAHIDAGKTTTTERILYYTGKSHKIGEVHEGAATMDWMEQEQERGITITSAATTCFWRDKRLNIIDTPGHVDFTIEVERSLRVLDGAVCVLDGNQGVEPQTETVWRQADKYDVPRVVFVNKMDKIGADFFKCVADIIDRVAGKPVCLQLPIGAESSFKGVIDLIKMKAIVWSGEALGANYSEEEIPADLADQAAEYRTKLVEACVEMDDDAMTAYLEGNEPDEDTMRKLVRTAVQRRAFHPVLCGSAFKNKGVQPLLDAVVDYLPSPADRGEIKGIDFKTEEEVVRRPVDSDPFSMLAFKIMDDPHVGTITFCRVYSGKVESGANVINSTRDKKERVGRMLLMHANNREDIKEAFAGDIVALAGLKDTRTGDTLCDPVKAVILEKMEFPEPVIEIAVEPKSKADQEKLGIALSKLAAEDPSFRVSTDQESGQTILKGMGELHLDIKVDILKRTYKVEANIGQPQVAYREKLTKRTEIDYTHKKQTGGTGQFARVKFVVEPNEPGAGYQFESKIVGGSVPKEYIPGVEKGLNSVLTAGILAGFPVVDIKVELIDGAYHEVDSSALAFEIASRAALREALQKGGSVLLEPVMKVEVVTPEDYTGSVIGDLNSRRGQIQGQDMRGNANVINAMVPLANMFGYVNQLRSFTQGRANFTMQFDHYEEVPRGEAEKVVAKYA, from the coding sequence ATGCCCCGCACGCACGCGATCGAGGACTACCGCAACTTCGGCATCATGGCCCACATCGATGCCGGCAAGACCACGACGACCGAGCGGATCCTCTACTACACCGGCAAGTCCCATAAGATCGGCGAGGTCCATGAGGGCGCCGCCACCATGGACTGGATGGAGCAGGAGCAGGAGCGTGGCATCACGATCACCTCGGCTGCGACCACCTGCTTCTGGCGCGACAAGCGTCTGAACATCATCGACACTCCCGGCCACGTCGACTTCACCATCGAGGTGGAGCGCTCGCTCCGCGTGCTCGACGGCGCCGTCTGCGTGCTCGACGGCAACCAGGGCGTCGAGCCGCAGACCGAGACGGTGTGGCGCCAGGCTGACAAGTACGACGTGCCGCGCGTCGTGTTCGTCAACAAGATGGACAAGATCGGCGCCGACTTCTTCAAGTGCGTCGCCGACATCATCGACCGCGTGGCCGGCAAGCCGGTCTGCCTGCAGCTGCCGATCGGCGCCGAGAGCTCCTTCAAGGGCGTGATCGACCTGATCAAGATGAAGGCGATCGTATGGTCGGGTGAGGCGCTCGGCGCCAACTACTCCGAGGAGGAGATCCCGGCCGACCTCGCCGATCAGGCTGCGGAGTACCGCACCAAGCTGGTCGAGGCCTGCGTCGAGATGGACGACGACGCGATGACCGCCTATCTCGAGGGCAACGAGCCCGACGAGGACACCATGCGCAAGCTGGTGCGCACGGCGGTGCAGCGTCGCGCCTTCCACCCGGTGCTGTGCGGTTCGGCGTTCAAGAACAAGGGCGTGCAGCCCCTGCTCGACGCCGTCGTCGACTACCTGCCGTCTCCCGCCGACCGCGGCGAGATCAAGGGCATCGACTTCAAGACCGAGGAAGAGGTCGTCCGCCGTCCGGTCGATTCCGATCCGTTCTCCATGCTCGCCTTCAAGATCATGGACGATCCCCACGTCGGCACGATCACCTTCTGCCGCGTGTATTCGGGCAAGGTCGAGTCGGGCGCGAACGTCATCAACTCGACCCGCGACAAGAAGGAGCGGGTCGGCCGCATGCTCCTGATGCACGCGAACAACCGCGAGGACATCAAGGAGGCGTTCGCCGGTGACATCGTCGCGCTCGCGGGTCTCAAGGACACCCGCACGGGCGACACGCTGTGCGATCCGGTCAAGGCCGTGATCCTCGAGAAGATGGAGTTCCCGGAGCCGGTCATCGAGATCGCCGTCGAGCCCAAGTCCAAGGCGGACCAGGAGAAGCTCGGCATCGCGCTCTCGAAGCTCGCTGCCGAGGATCCGTCCTTCCGGGTCTCCACGGACCAGGAGTCGGGCCAGACCATCCTGAAGGGGATGGGCGAGCTTCACCTCGACATCAAGGTCGACATCCTGAAGCGCACCTACAAGGTCGAGGCCAATATCGGCCAGCCTCAGGTTGCGTACCGGGAGAAGCTGACCAAGCGCACCGAGATCGACTACACCCACAAGAAGCAGACCGGTGGTACCGGCCAGTTCGCGCGGGTGAAGTTCGTGGTCGAGCCGAACGAGCCGGGCGCCGGCTACCAGTTCGAGTCGAAGATCGTCGGCGGCTCGGTGCCCAAGGAGTACATCCCGGGCGTCGAGAAGGGCCTCAACAGCGTGCTGACCGCCGGTATCCTGGCGGGCTTCCCGGTGGTCGACATCAAGGTGGAGCTGATCGACGGCGCCTACCACGAAGTCGACTCCTCGGCGCTGGCCTTCGAGATCGCCTCGCGGGCGGCGCTCCGCGAGGCCCTGCAGAAGGGCGGCTCGGTCCTGCTCGAGCCGGTGATGAAGGTCGAGGTCGTGACCCCGGAGGACTATACCGGTTCGGTCATCGGCGACCTGAACTCCCGGCGCGGCCAGATCCAGGGCCAGGACATGCGCGGCAACGCCAACGTCATCAACGCGATGGTGCCGCTCGCCAACATGTTCGGCTACGTGAACCAGTTGCGCTCCTTCACCCAGGGCCGCGCGAACTTCACGATGCAGTTCGACCACTACGAAGAGGTCCCGCGCGGCGAGGCCGAGAAGGTGGTTGCCAAGTACGCCTGA
- the tuf gene encoding elongation factor Tu, translated as MAKEKFSRTKPHCNIGTIGHVDHGKTSLTAAITKVLAESGGATFTAYDQIDKAPEEKARGITISTAHVEYETQNRHYAHVDCPGHADYVKNMITGAAQMDGAILVVSAADGPMPQTREHILLARQVGVPALVVFMNKVDMVDDPELLELVELEVRELLSKYDFPGDDIPITKGSALCALENREPKIGHEAILELMKTVDAYIPQPERPIDLPFLMPIEDVFSISGRGTVVTGRVERGIVKVGESVEIVGIRATTTTTVTGVEMFRKLLDQGQAGDNVGVLLRGTKREDVERGQVVCKPGSVKPHTKFKAEAYILTKEEGGRHTPFFTNYRPQFYFRTTDVTGVCQLPEGTEMVMPGDNVTMDVTLIVPIAMEEKLRFAIREGGRTVGAGVVASITE; from the coding sequence ATGGCCAAGGAAAAGTTTTCGCGGACGAAGCCGCACTGCAACATCGGCACCATCGGTCACGTTGACCATGGCAAGACCTCTCTGACCGCGGCGATCACGAAGGTCCTGGCTGAGTCGGGCGGTGCCACCTTCACGGCGTACGACCAGATCGACAAGGCGCCGGAGGAGAAGGCGCGCGGGATCACGATCTCGACCGCCCACGTCGAGTACGAGACGCAGAACCGGCACTACGCGCACGTGGACTGCCCCGGCCACGCCGACTACGTGAAGAACATGATCACGGGTGCGGCGCAGATGGACGGCGCGATCCTGGTCGTGTCGGCGGCGGACGGCCCGATGCCGCAGACCCGCGAGCACATCCTGCTGGCCCGCCAGGTCGGCGTTCCGGCGCTGGTTGTGTTCATGAACAAGGTCGACATGGTCGACGATCCGGAGCTTCTGGAGCTGGTCGAGCTCGAGGTACGCGAGCTTCTGTCGAAGTACGACTTCCCGGGCGACGACATCCCGATCACCAAGGGCTCGGCGCTGTGCGCGCTGGAGAACCGCGAGCCGAAGATCGGCCACGAGGCGATCCTCGAGCTGATGAAGACGGTGGACGCGTACATCCCGCAGCCGGAGCGTCCGATCGACCTGCCGTTCCTGATGCCGATCGAGGACGTGTTCTCGATCTCGGGCCGCGGCACGGTGGTGACGGGGCGCGTCGAGCGCGGGATCGTCAAGGTCGGCGAGTCGGTGGAGATCGTGGGCATCCGCGCCACGACGACGACGACGGTGACCGGCGTCGAGATGTTCCGCAAGCTTCTGGACCAGGGCCAGGCGGGCGACAACGTCGGCGTGCTTCTGCGCGGCACGAAGCGCGAGGACGTGGAGCGCGGCCAGGTCGTGTGCAAGCCGGGTTCGGTGAAGCCGCACACGAAGTTCAAGGCCGAGGCGTACATCCTGACGAAGGAGGAGGGCGGGCGCCACACGCCGTTCTTCACCAACTACCGTCCGCAGTTCTACTTCCGGACGACGGACGTGACGGGTGTGTGCCAGCTGCCCGAGGGCACCGAGATGGTGATGCCGGGCGACAACGTGACGATGGACGTGACGCTGATCGTGCCGATCGCGATGGAGGAGAAGCTGCGCTTCGCCATCCGCGAGGGCGGCCGCACCGTCGGCGCCGGCGTCGTCGCCTCCATCACCGAGTAA
- the rplV gene encoding 50S ribosomal protein L22, whose amino-acid sequence MGKAAAPRALPRNEAKAVARMLRVSPQKLNLVAQLIRGKKVSTALADLQFSRKRIAVDVKKCLESAIANAENNHDLDVDDLVVKEAYVGKALVLKRFHARARGRGARILKPFANLTIVVREVPAEAA is encoded by the coding sequence ATGGGCAAGGCAGCAGCACCCCGCGCGCTCCCCCGGAACGAGGCGAAGGCCGTCGCGCGCATGCTGCGCGTCAGCCCGCAGAAGCTGAACCTGGTGGCGCAGCTGATCCGCGGCAAGAAGGTCTCGACCGCTCTGGCCGACCTGCAGTTCTCGCGCAAGCGGATCGCGGTCGACGTCAAGAAGTGCCTCGAGAGCGCCATCGCGAACGCCGAGAACAACCACGACCTCGACGTGGACGATCTCGTCGTGAAGGAGGCCTATGTCGGCAAGGCGCTGGTTCTCAAGCGCTTCCACGCCCGCGCCCGCGGCCGTGGCGCCCGCATTCTGAAGCCGTTCGCGAACCTCACCATCGTGGTGCGGGAAGTCCCGGCCGAAGCCGCCTGA
- the rplX gene encoding 50S ribosomal protein L24, translating into MAAKVKKGDKVVVLTGRDKGRTGEVIQVMPKEDRALVRGINLVKRHTRQTQTSEGGIISKEAAIHLSNLAVADPKDGKPTRVGFRILEDGRKVRFAKRSGDLIDG; encoded by the coding sequence ATGGCTGCGAAGGTGAAGAAGGGCGACAAGGTCGTCGTCCTGACCGGCCGCGACAAGGGTCGCACCGGCGAGGTCATCCAGGTGATGCCGAAGGAAGATCGGGCCCTGGTGCGGGGGATCAACCTGGTGAAGCGCCACACGCGCCAGACCCAGACCTCCGAGGGCGGGATCATCTCCAAGGAGGCGGCGATCCACCTGTCGAACCTGGCGGTCGCCGACCCCAAGGACGGCAAGCCCACCCGGGTCGGTTTTCGCATTCTGGAAGACGGGCGCAAGGTTCGCTTCGCGAAGCGCTCGGGAGATCTGATCGATGGCTGA
- the rpsJ gene encoding 30S ribosomal protein S10 — translation MNGQNIRIRLKAFDHRILDSSTREIVSTAKRTGAQVRGPIPLPTRIERFTVNRSPHIDKKSREQFEMRTHKRVLDIVDPTPQTVDALMKLDLAAGVDVEIKL, via the coding sequence ATGAACGGCCAGAACATCCGTATTCGCCTCAAGGCGTTCGATCATCGCATCCTGGACTCGTCGACCCGCGAGATCGTCTCGACGGCGAAGCGGACCGGGGCGCAGGTCCGCGGGCCGATCCCGCTGCCGACCCGGATCGAGCGCTTCACCGTCAACCGCTCGCCCCACATCGACAAGAAGTCGCGCGAGCAGTTCGAGATGCGCACCCACAAGCGCGTGCTCGACATCGTCGATCCGACGCCCCAGACCGTGGACGCGCTGATGAAGCTCGACCTCGCCGCCGGCGTCGACGTGGAGATCAAGCTCTGA
- the rplB gene encoding 50S ribosomal protein L2 has translation MALKTFKPVTPSLRQLVIVDRSELYKGKPVKSLTVGKSSTGGRNNLGRVTVRFRGGGHKRTLRNVDFKRREHAGKVGTVERIEYDPNRTAFIALVTYEGGAQSYILAPQRVKAGDKVVSGESVDIKPGNAMPLGNMPVGTIVHNVELKIGKGGAIARSAGNYAQIVGRDQGYVTLRLNSGEQRLVHGQCYATVGAVSNPDHMNISLGKAGRNRWLGKRPHNRGVAMNPIDHPHGGGEGRTSGGRHPVTPWGIPTKGKKTRSNKRTDTFIVSSRHNRKK, from the coding sequence ATGGCTTTGAAGACATTCAAGCCGGTCACGCCGAGCCTTCGCCAGCTCGTGATCGTGGACCGTTCGGAACTCTACAAGGGCAAGCCGGTCAAGTCGCTGACCGTGGGCAAGTCGTCCACGGGCGGCCGCAACAACCTCGGCCGCGTCACCGTCCGCTTCCGCGGCGGCGGCCACAAGCGGACGCTGCGCAACGTCGACTTCAAGCGGCGTGAGCACGCCGGCAAGGTCGGCACCGTCGAGCGGATCGAGTACGATCCGAACCGCACGGCGTTCATCGCGCTGGTGACCTACGAGGGTGGGGCGCAGAGCTACATCCTGGCGCCGCAGCGCGTTAAGGCCGGCGACAAGGTGGTGTCGGGCGAGTCGGTCGACATCAAGCCCGGCAACGCCATGCCGCTCGGCAACATGCCGGTCGGCACGATCGTGCACAACGTCGAGCTGAAGATCGGCAAGGGCGGGGCGATCGCCCGGTCCGCGGGCAACTACGCCCAGATCGTCGGCCGCGACCAGGGCTACGTCACGCTGCGCCTGAACTCGGGCGAGCAGCGCCTGGTGCACGGCCAGTGCTACGCCACGGTGGGCGCGGTCTCGAACCCCGACCACATGAACATCTCGCTCGGCAAGGCGGGGCGTAACCGCTGGCTCGGCAAGCGTCCGCACAACCGCGGCGTCGCCATGAACCCGATCGACCACCCGCACGGCGGCGGCGAGGGTCGCACCTCGGGCGGTCGTCATCCGGTCACGCCGTGGGGTATCCCCACCAAGGGCAAGAAGACCCGCTCGAACAAGCGCACCGACACGTTCATCGTGTCGAGCCGCCACAACCGCAAGAAGTAA
- the rpmC gene encoding 50S ribosomal protein L29 has translation MKSSQRLSDLSALSPDQLGEELLNLKKEQFNLRFQRATGQLENVARVREVRRDIARVRTLQRQKTLQAAQG, from the coding sequence ATGAAGTCGAGCCAGAGGCTGTCTGACCTGAGCGCGCTGTCGCCGGATCAGCTCGGCGAAGAGCTCCTGAACCTGAAGAAGGAGCAGTTCAACCTGCGCTTCCAGCGGGCCACGGGTCAGCTCGAGAACGTCGCCCGGGTGCGCGAAGTGCGCCGCGACATCGCCCGCGTCCGCACCTTGCAGCGCCAGAAGACGCTGCAGGCGGCGCAGGGCTAA
- the rplN gene encoding 50S ribosomal protein L14, which yields MIQMQTNLDVADNSGARRVMCIKVLGGSKRKYAGVGDIIVVSVKEAIPRGRVKKGDVMKAVVVRTAKDVRRADGSVIRFDRNAAVLINNQKEPIGTRIFGPVPRELRARNHMKIISLAPEVL from the coding sequence GTGATCCAGATGCAGACGAATCTGGACGTCGCCGACAATTCCGGCGCACGTCGCGTGATGTGCATCAAGGTACTCGGTGGTTCCAAGCGCAAGTATGCCGGCGTCGGCGACATCATCGTGGTGTCGGTGAAGGAGGCGATTCCGCGGGGCCGCGTGAAGAAGGGCGACGTCATGAAGGCGGTCGTCGTGCGCACTGCCAAGGACGTCCGTCGGGCCGACGGTTCGGTGATCCGCTTCGACCGCAACGCGGCCGTGCTGATCAACAACCAGAAGGAGCCGATCGGCACCCGTATCTTCGGGCCCGTGCCGCGCGAGCTGCGCGCTCGCAACCACATGAAGATCATCTCGCTGGCGCCGGAGGTGCTGTAA
- the rplC gene encoding 50S ribosomal protein L3 yields the protein MRSGVIAQKVGMTRVFTDAGEHVPVTVLKVDQCQVVAHRTIEKNGYVALQVGVGKAKVKNVTKAQRGHFAVAKVEPKRKLAEFRVSEDAIIPVGAEITADHFLAGQFVDVTGTTTGKGFAGGMKRWNFGGLRATHGVSISHRSIGSTGGRQDPGKTFKNKKMPGHLGVERVTTQNLRVVRTDVERGLILVEGSVPGVDGGWIFVRDAVKRKLPADVPMPGKFREQAAAPQEAPADSQVEAPAAPATEENA from the coding sequence ATGCGCTCAGGAGTCATCGCACAGAAGGTCGGCATGACCCGCGTCTTCACGGACGCTGGCGAGCATGTTCCGGTCACGGTGCTTAAGGTCGATCAGTGCCAGGTGGTGGCCCACCGCACGATCGAGAAGAACGGTTACGTCGCGCTCCAGGTGGGCGTCGGCAAGGCCAAGGTCAAGAACGTCACCAAGGCGCAGCGCGGTCATTTCGCTGTCGCGAAGGTCGAGCCGAAGCGCAAGCTGGCCGAGTTCCGCGTGAGCGAGGACGCGATCATCCCGGTCGGCGCCGAGATCACCGCGGACCACTTCCTGGCGGGTCAGTTCGTCGACGTGACGGGCACGACCACCGGTAAGGGCTTCGCCGGCGGCATGAAGCGCTGGAACTTCGGCGGTCTGCGTGCCACCCACGGCGTGTCGATCTCGCATCGTTCGATCGGTTCGACCGGCGGCCGTCAGGACCCGGGCAAGACCTTCAAGAACAAGAAGATGCCGGGCCATCTCGGTGTCGAGCGGGTGACGACCCAGAACCTGCGCGTCGTGCGCACCGATGTCGAGCGCGGCCTGATCCTTGTCGAGGGCTCGGTCCCGGGCGTCGATGGCGGCTGGATCTTCGTCCGCGACGCCGTGAAGCGCAAGCTGCCGGCCGACGTGCCGATGCCGGGCAAGTTCCGTGAGCAGGCTGCTGCTCCGCAGGAAGCCCCTGCTGACAGCCAGGTCGAGGCTCCCGCGGCTCCGGCCACCGAGGAGAACGCGTGA
- the rpsC gene encoding 30S ribosomal protein S3: protein MGQKVNPIGLRLGINRTWDSRWYANKGEYARLMHEDVAIRKALLKQLKQAAVSKIVIERPHKKCRVTIHSGRPGVVIGKKGADIEKLRKLVNSMTKADVTINIVEVRKPEIDATLVADSIAQQLERRVAFRRAMKRAVQSAMRLGAEGIRINCSGRLGGAEIARLEWYREGRVPLHTLRADVDYGTATAFTTYGTCGIKVWVFKGEILEHDPMAQDKRAHEEGGRSGGRRDRERGERGGRDAAA from the coding sequence ATGGGCCAGAAAGTCAACCCGATCGGTCTCCGGCTCGGCATCAACCGGACCTGGGACTCGCGCTGGTACGCCAACAAGGGCGAGTACGCTCGCCTGATGCACGAGGACGTCGCGATCCGCAAAGCGCTGCTCAAGCAGCTCAAGCAGGCCGCCGTCTCCAAGATCGTCATCGAGCGCCCGCACAAGAAGTGCCGCGTCACCATCCACTCGGGCCGTCCGGGCGTGGTGATCGGCAAGAAGGGCGCGGACATCGAGAAGCTGCGCAAGCTGGTCAACTCGATGACCAAGGCCGACGTGACGATCAACATCGTCGAGGTGCGCAAGCCGGAGATCGACGCCACCCTGGTGGCCGACTCGATCGCCCAGCAGCTCGAGCGTCGCGTTGCCTTTCGTCGCGCCATGAAGCGCGCCGTGCAGTCGGCGATGCGCCTCGGCGCCGAGGGCATCCGCATCAACTGCTCCGGCCGCCTCGGCGGCGCCGAAATCGCCCGGCTCGAGTGGTACCGCGAGGGCCGCGTGCCCCTGCATACCCTGCGCGCCGACGTGGATTACGGCACGGCCACGGCGTTCACCACCTACGGCACCTGCGGCATCAAGGTGTGGGTGTTCAAGGGCGAGATCCTCGAGCACGACCCGATGGCGCAGGACAAGCGCGCGCACGAGGAGGGCGGCCGTTCCGGCGGGCGTCGTGACCGCGAGCGCGGCGAGCGCGGCGGACGGGACGCGGCGGCCTAA
- a CDS encoding 50S ribosomal protein L23 gives MSADPRHYDVIVSPVITEKATNLSELNKVVFRVAPKATKPQIKEAVEKLFEVKVKSVNTLTTKGKAKMFRGQRGQRSDVKKAIVTLEEGQSIDVTTGL, from the coding sequence ATGAGCGCTGATCCGCGCCACTACGACGTGATCGTCTCCCCGGTCATCACCGAGAAGGCGACGAACCTCTCGGAGCTCAACAAGGTTGTGTTCCGGGTGGCCCCGAAGGCGACCAAGCCGCAGATCAAGGAAGCGGTCGAGAAGCTGTTCGAGGTCAAGGTGAAGAGCGTCAACACGCTCACCACCAAGGGCAAGGCCAAGATGTTCCGCGGTCAGCGCGGCCAGCGCTCGGACGTGAAGAAGGCGATCGTGACCCTCGAAGAGGGTCAGAGCATCGACGTCACGACCGGGCTCTGA